A window of the Oryza brachyantha chromosome 5, ObraRS2, whole genome shotgun sequence genome harbors these coding sequences:
- the LOC102708243 gene encoding probable serine/threonine-protein kinase SIS8, giving the protein MDDDDYSWVRRTKFSHSIVRSNSGREQFGAFLDQFNSSTAWKQKGFSSELILHGHDFQPRAKAAVPKSARPSIPLAKSPVPQAERKLKAMFSDVELKQRGKFSDGSLREASKEKDCKVGHDGEGLSLDISHPSLDRKIKDDSSDILEFSFHSEEQSLRLLRVCSSPAPFYSKDTTPFSDTKIRSASIKVAGEGSKPRRRAKSPMPTRVISEVFKEAKAATKRFSSPQRQRKSSSPHSPRSPDDSPRFGFPSMRSPGKLKARRASSWPRNYGNGVAKAVALDILERWTIDRSQLLIGQRFASGAYSRLFHGIYKEQPVAVKFIRQPDEEEDAELAAKLERQFTAEVTILAQLHHRNVIKLIGACNAPPVFCVITEFLCGGSLRAFLRKLQRQKLPLEKIICIALDIAHGLEYIHSQRVIHRDVKPENILFDGECCAKVVDFGVACEEVYCNSLEDDPGTYRWMAPEMYKRKPYGRKVDVYSFGLVLWELVSGSIPYEEMTPLQAAFAVVNKNLRPVIPSSCPAPLRLLIEQCWSCQPERRPEFSQVVQILKNLKEALDRHGTLDKIPSTNCQEPPDQNKKRLSNWIQRLSYSQADFSGPPPPKLL; this is encoded by the exons ATGGATGATGACGACTACTCTTGGGTGCGGCGCACCAAGTTCTCGCACTCCATTGTCAGGTCCAACTCTGGCAGGGAGCAGTTTGGTGCATTCCTTGATCAGTTTAACAGTTCCACTGCATGGAAGCAGAAGGGATTCAGTTCAGAGCTCATACTTCATGGACATGATTTCCAGCCGAGGGCAAAAGCAGCAGTACCAAAGTCAGCTAGGCCTTCAATTCCGTTGGCAAAATCACCAGTTCCACAGGCAGAACGGAAGCTGAAAGCTATGTTTTCAGATGTTGAATTGAAACAAAGGGGAAAATTTAGTGATGGCTCATTGCGAGAAGCATCAAAAGAGAAGGATTGCAAGGTTGGGCATGATGGAGAAGGCCTTAGCCTGGATATTTCCCATCCAAGTCTGGATCGGAAAATTAAGGATGACAGTTCAGACATTCTGGAATTCTCTTTCCACTCTGAAGAGCAAAGTTTAAGGTTGTTGAGAGTCTGCTCTAGTCCAGCTCCTTTCTATTCGAAGGATACAACTCCATTTAGTGATACCAAAATACGAAGTGCATCAATTAAGGTCGCTGGAGAGGGttcgaagccgaggcggagagCGAAATCCCCAATGCCCACGCGTGTAATCTCTGAAGTTTTTAAGGAGGCCAAAGCTGCCACTAAGAGGTTCTCTAGTCCACAGCGGCAAAGGAAATCTAGTTCGCCACATTCACCACGCTCACCTGACGATAGTCCCCGCTTTGGCTTTCCTTCAATGAGATCACCAGGTAAATTGAAAGCTAGGAGGGCCTCTTCCTGGCCAAGGAACTATGGCAATGGAGTAGCAAAGGCTGTTGCATTGGATATACTAGAGAGATGGACAATTGACCGCTCACAGTTACTCATTGGCCAAAGATTTGCATCAGGAGCATATAGTCGTTTGTTCCATGGAATTTACAAGGAGCAGCCAGTTGCTGTCAAATTTATCAGGCAACCAGATGAAGAAGAGGATGCAGAATTGGCTGCTAAACTTGAGAGGCAATTTACTGCAGAAGTAACCATTCTGGCTCAGCTCCATCATCGCAATGTCATTAAG cTGATTGGGGCATGTAATGCTCCACCGGTCTTCTGTGTCATCACCGAGTTCCTGTGTGGGGGTTCTTTGAGAGCCTTTTTGCGCAAGCTCCAGCGCCAAAAGCTTCCTTTAGAGAAGATTATTTGCATTGCTTTGGATATTGCACATGGTTTGGAGTACATTCACTCGCAAAGAGTAATCCACCGTGATGTGAAACCTGAGAACATCTTGTTTGATGGAGAATGTTGTGCAAAGgttgttgattttggagttgctTGTGAAGAAGTATACTGCAATTCATTGGAGGACGACCCAGGTACTTACAGATGGATGGCACCAGAGATGTATAAGCGCAAACCATATGGTCGGAAGGTTGATGTATACAGTTTTGGCCTCGTCTTGTGGGAATTGGTTAGTGGCTCGATCCCTTATGAAGAGATGACTCCGTTGCAGGCAGCTTTTGCTGTTGTTAataag AACTTAAGACCAGTTATTCCTTCGAGCTGTCCAGCACCACTTCGACTTTTGATCGAGCAATGTTGGTCTTGTCAACCAGAGAGGAGGCCTGAGTTTTCTCAGGTAGTTCAGATCCTCAAAAATCTCAAGGAGGCCCTGGATAGACATGGAACGCTTGACAAGATCCCAAGCACCAACTGCCAGGAACCTCCTGATCAAAACAAGAAGAGACTATCCAATTGGATCCAAAGGCTCTCGTACAGTCAGGCTGATTTCTCCGGACCTCCACCGCCAAAGTTACTGTAA
- the LOC102702760 gene encoding uncharacterized protein LOC102702760, which translates to MVVEEVAVAGNEMSLSNMVLGFYEEAGDGESWPDGAAGLGDGGSDDEESGGAESRAFWKEQRSQLHEALAKMSSAERRIQADAEEAIREMHAAGAGAGACSCASRTAAVAAAGCRGCALRFLAERLRDAGYNSAICRSKWPRSPDIPSGEHSYVDVVVPTRSGKAVRVVIEPSFRGEFEMARGGAEYRALVAALPEVFVGRAERLRGVVRAMCAAAKQCARESGMHMAPWRKQRYMEAKWLATPSAERVVAPGAAAAVAVGSPETDRQKLPPPPKFRASMLTLDFGGRTAVEVV; encoded by the exons atggtTGTGGAggaggtcgccgtcgccggcaacGAGATGAGCCTGTCCAACATGGTGCTCGGGTTCTAcgaggaggccggcgacggcgagagctGGCCggatggcgccgccggcctcggcgacggaggcagcgacgacgaggagtccGGTGGCGCCGAGAGCAGGGCGTTCTGGAAGGAGCAGCGCTCGCAACTGCAC GAAGCGCTGGCGAAGATGAGCTCGGCGGAGAGGAGGATCCAAgcggacgcggaggaggccATCAGGGAGATGCAcgcggcgggcgccggcgccggcgcctgcTCCTGCGCGAgccgcacggcggcggtggcggccgccggctgccggGGTTGCGCGCTCCGGTTCCTCGCCGAGCGGCTGCGCGACGCCGGCTACAACAGCGCGATCTGCAGGTCCAAATGGCCGCGCTCGCCGGACATTCCTTCAG GGGAACACAGCTACGTGGACGTGGTGGTGCCGACCAGGAGCGGCAAGGCGGTGCGGGTGGTGATCGAGCCGAGCTTCCGCGGCGAGTTCGAgatggcgcgcggcggcgcggagtacAGGGCGCTGGTGGCCGCGCTGCCGGAGGTGTTCGTCGGCCGCGCGGAGCGGCTGCGCGGCGTGGTGCGGGCCATGTGCGCTGCGGCGAAGCAGTGCGCGCGGGAGAGCGGCATGCACATGGCGCCCTGGAGGAAGCAGCGGTACATGGAGGCCAAGTGGCTGGCCACGCCGTCGGCGGAGCGGGTCGTCgcgccgggcgccgccgcggcggtcgCGGTCGGGTCGCCGGAGACGGACAGGCAgaagctgccgccgccgcccaagtTCAGGGCGTCCATGCTCACGCTCGACTTCGGCGGCCGGACCGCCGTGGAGGTCGTGTGA
- the LOC102702474 gene encoding VQ motif-containing protein 4-like yields MEVAAAKQLLPSMARDPNSPSSSTSSSSPSSAAASPTTAASHHRLPSSSHSQALPPSPRPVTVPRTIDTTPFPTTFVQADTASFKQVVQMLTGSDTPSSTQSQRPPAKSHHQHGGGGGQAGGVASCRPKKPAFKLYERRSVHKNLKMIAPLAMAAAAAAGASPRKAAQEVLSPSVLDFPSLALSPVTPLVADPFNRSPASASASASPAEEEAAAIAQKGFFLHPSPRSAEPPRLLPLFPVTSPRVATAAASPALQ; encoded by the coding sequence ATGGAAGTTGCTGCCGCGAAGCAACTCCTCCCGTCCATGGCGCGGGACCCCaactccccctcctcctccacctcctcgtcttccccgtcctccgccgcggcctccccgacgacggcggcctccCACCACCGGCTGCCTTCTTCTTCCCACTCCCAAGCACTCCCGCCTTCGCCCAGGCCTGTCACCGTCCCGCGTACCATCGACACCACCCCGTTCCCCACCACGTTCGTCCAGGCCGACACCGCCTCCTTCAAGCAGGTCGTCCAGATGCTCACCGGCTCCGacacgccgtcgtcgacccAGAGCCAGAGGCCGCCGGCCAAGAGCCACCACCAgcacggtggtggtggcgggcaAGCCGGTGGTGTCGCCTCCTGCCGGCCCAAGAAGCCGGCGTTCAAGCTGTACGAGCGCCGGAGCGTCCACAAGAACCTGAAGAtgatcgcgccgctcgcgatggcggcggccgcggcggcgggggcgtcgCCGAGGAAGGCGGCGCAGGAGGTGCTGTCGCCGAGCGTGCTCGACTTCCCGTCCCTGGCGCTCAGCCCTGTCACGCCGCTGGTGGCCGACCCCTTCAACCGGTccccggcgtcggcgtcggcgtcggcttcaccggcggaggaggaggcggcggccatcgCGCAGAAGGGGTTCTTCCTGCACCCGTCGCCGAGGagcgccgagccgccgcggcTCCTGCCGCTCTTCCCCGTCACGTCCCCGAGGgttgccaccgccgccgcctcgccggcgttgCAGTGA